A genomic stretch from Glaciecola nitratireducens FR1064 includes:
- a CDS encoding LysR family transcriptional regulator: protein MYRPKTTIEQWRILQAVVDYGGYAQAAQKLNKSQSSLNHAVAKLQSMLAVQLLEVIGRKAVLTEAGEVMLRRSRYLTQNVEDLESLAININQDWEPEIKLVVDLAFPRELLYPALREFLPQSRGSRLQVIDHVLTGTEEAINQHKADLVINMHVPKGFLGEPIATVEFLLVCHPEHVLASMPQPIDSNALAQHLQIVIKDSSLSPDEKSGWLKSENRWTVSQFDTAIDLLLQKLGFCWIPQHKVKALIDEGKLVCLPVQGSQFKQMTAFLICPTPDNKGPGTQLLETLILHHRQIDLPSSLYND from the coding sequence TTGTATAGGCCTAAAACAACCATCGAACAATGGCGTATTTTACAAGCTGTTGTTGACTATGGCGGATACGCTCAAGCAGCACAAAAGCTCAATAAGTCACAATCGTCTCTTAATCATGCCGTCGCAAAGTTACAGAGTATGTTAGCCGTTCAATTACTTGAGGTTATTGGCCGCAAGGCTGTATTGACTGAAGCCGGTGAAGTTATGTTGAGGCGCTCAAGATACTTGACACAAAATGTTGAAGATCTTGAATCACTTGCCATAAATATTAATCAAGATTGGGAGCCAGAAATTAAACTTGTTGTAGACTTGGCTTTTCCTAGAGAACTCTTGTACCCCGCATTAAGAGAATTCTTACCGCAGTCAAGAGGCAGTCGCTTACAGGTTATTGACCACGTGCTAACCGGAACAGAAGAAGCGATTAACCAACATAAAGCTGATCTTGTGATTAACATGCACGTCCCTAAAGGCTTTTTAGGAGAACCTATTGCTACAGTTGAATTCCTTTTAGTATGCCACCCTGAGCACGTTCTCGCGTCAATGCCGCAACCCATTGACTCAAACGCACTTGCACAGCACCTCCAGATCGTCATAAAAGACTCATCTTTGTCCCCTGACGAGAAATCAGGATGGCTGAAATCAGAAAATCGATGGACCGTCAGTCAGTTTGATACCGCTATCGATTTACTACTTCAAAAACTTGGGTTTTGCTGGATACCTCAACACAAAGTAAAAGCATTAATCGACGAAGGGAAATTAGTGTGCTTGCCAGTACAAGGCAGTCAATTTAAGCAAATGACGGCCTTTTTAATTTGCCCCACACCGGACAATAAAGGACCTGGGACCCAATTATTAGAGACTCTTATTTTACATCATCGTCAAATTGATTTACCGTCTTCTCTATATAACGATTAA
- the tcdA gene encoding tRNA cyclic N6-threonylcarbamoyladenosine(37) synthase TcdA, with translation MTTANTATRFSGLSRLYGSSGLIKLQNANIAVVGIGGVGSWSAEALARTAVGNITLIDLDDIALSNVNRQLHALSSTIEASKVEIMKQRILDINPQCNVTVIEDFVTTETLQDYITTSFDVVIDAVDSIKAKAAMIAFCKRNKIKIITVGGAGGQLDPLKITCNDLAKTVQDPLAAKLRSELRRFYHFSKNPKRNFGVECVYSTEQLRYPQSDGSISFEKGQQQGAGKMDCATGFGAFVGVTATFGFVAATRAIQFVLGR, from the coding sequence ATGACAACAGCAAATACCGCCACTCGATTTTCAGGACTGTCTCGATTATATGGCAGCAGCGGCCTAATAAAATTACAAAATGCAAATATTGCCGTTGTTGGCATTGGTGGCGTTGGGTCTTGGAGCGCTGAAGCTTTAGCGCGCACCGCAGTAGGTAATATCACCTTGATTGATCTGGATGATATTGCGCTCAGCAATGTAAATAGACAACTGCACGCACTATCATCGACGATAGAGGCCTCAAAAGTAGAGATAATGAAGCAGCGTATTCTCGACATTAATCCTCAATGCAATGTGACAGTCATCGAAGATTTTGTGACGACAGAGACGCTTCAAGATTATATTACGACATCGTTCGACGTTGTCATCGATGCCGTTGACAGTATCAAAGCAAAAGCCGCCATGATCGCCTTTTGCAAGCGCAACAAAATAAAAATAATCACAGTTGGTGGTGCCGGAGGTCAATTAGACCCGTTGAAAATCACCTGCAACGATTTGGCTAAAACTGTTCAAGATCCGCTAGCTGCAAAACTACGCTCCGAACTACGCCGATTTTATCATTTCAGTAAAAACCCCAAGCGAAACTTCGGGGTTGAATGTGTTTATTCAACTGAGCAATTACGATATCCGCAAAGCGATGGCAGCATAAGCTTTGAAAAAGGCCAGCAGCAAGGTGCAGGTAAAATGGATTGCGCTACCGGCTTTGGTGCTTTTGTTGGTGTCACAGCGACATTCGGCTTTGTCGCAGCAACGAGAGCGATACAGTTTGTGCTTGGCCGTTAA
- the sdhC gene encoding succinate dehydrogenase, cytochrome b556 subunit, whose amino-acid sequence MKKQRPVNLDLNTISFPPAAVASILHRVTGVAMFFALLFVIYAWATSVASIEGYNSVLSMMDAWYGKVISIGTLSALSYHIIGGVRHVIMDMGHWEELDSGNNSAKAAMGLWVVLTIVLGVVLW is encoded by the coding sequence GTGAAGAAACAAAGACCGGTAAATTTAGACCTTAATACAATTAGCTTTCCACCCGCTGCTGTTGCGTCAATACTCCATCGCGTAACAGGCGTTGCAATGTTTTTCGCGTTGTTATTCGTCATTTATGCATGGGCGACTTCAGTTGCTTCAATCGAGGGTTATAACTCGGTGCTCAGTATGATGGATGCATGGTACGGAAAAGTTATTTCAATCGGCACATTATCTGCGCTGTCTTACCACATTATTGGTGGTGTGAGACACGTGATTATGGACATGGGCCATTGGGAAGAACTCGACTCAGGTAACAACAGCGCGAAAGCTGCAATGGGGCTGTGGGTAGTGTTAACAATCGTATTAGGAGTTGTATTATGGTAA
- a CDS encoding phosphomannomutase/phosphoglucomutase — protein MTKITCFKAYDIRGELIEQLTESVAYRIGRAFAEELQARTVVVGADVRKTSLPLKLALAAGLIDGGAKVSDLGMCGTEEIYFATKHLGVDGGIEVTASHNPINYNGLKLVKAGSIPISGDSGLFAIRDRAESYDEMNIQARLLAFSTGELVTDGEFLSGMHSIQERKLLETKNYERVRCVNDYVLHLASYINYKKLSPLKLVVNAGNGSAGPALDAIELFFQNQHVPVEFIKVHHEANGDFPHGIPNPLLPENRADTSKAVIENKAHMGIAWDGDFDRCFLFDEKGEFVEGYYIVGLLAQAFLAKEKGASIIYDPRVFWNTEEIVKANKGKPIKCKTGHAFIKERMRKEDAVYGGEMSAHHYFRDFAYCDSGMIPWMLVAELLSTTKQPLSELVRERIEAFPSSGEINSTVENAGLTIKKVVEHYADQAEVIDKTDGIGMEFGNWRFNLRKSNTEPVIRLNVESRGDIALMKAKTEELMDLITG, from the coding sequence ATGACTAAAATTACCTGTTTTAAAGCTTACGATATTCGTGGTGAACTGATTGAACAATTAACTGAGTCAGTTGCTTACCGCATCGGCAGAGCCTTTGCAGAAGAATTACAGGCACGCACTGTCGTTGTGGGCGCAGATGTCAGAAAAACTTCATTGCCACTTAAACTAGCGTTAGCTGCAGGTTTAATTGACGGCGGTGCGAAAGTAAGTGATTTAGGGATGTGCGGTACTGAAGAAATTTATTTTGCCACAAAGCACCTTGGTGTTGATGGCGGTATAGAAGTAACAGCTTCTCATAATCCTATCAATTACAATGGCTTAAAGTTAGTGAAAGCCGGTTCTATTCCGATCAGCGGTGACAGTGGCTTATTCGCTATCAGAGATAGAGCTGAAAGTTACGATGAGATGAATATACAAGCTCGATTACTGGCATTTAGTACCGGTGAGTTAGTGACTGATGGTGAGTTTTTGAGTGGTATGCATTCAATTCAAGAAAGAAAATTACTTGAAACCAAAAATTACGAGCGCGTTCGCTGTGTGAATGATTACGTTTTGCACCTTGCAAGCTATATCAACTATAAAAAGCTGTCTCCACTTAAGCTTGTTGTCAATGCTGGGAATGGCAGTGCTGGCCCAGCACTCGATGCAATTGAGCTGTTTTTTCAAAACCAACATGTACCCGTTGAGTTTATTAAAGTGCATCACGAGGCTAATGGTGACTTTCCCCACGGCATTCCAAACCCATTGTTGCCAGAGAATCGCGCGGATACATCAAAAGCCGTTATTGAAAACAAGGCTCATATGGGGATCGCATGGGATGGTGATTTCGATCGCTGTTTCCTATTTGACGAGAAAGGCGAATTTGTCGAAGGCTATTATATTGTCGGTTTATTAGCGCAGGCCTTTTTAGCGAAAGAGAAAGGCGCCAGTATTATTTATGACCCGCGTGTTTTTTGGAATACAGAAGAGATTGTTAAAGCGAATAAAGGTAAACCCATTAAATGCAAAACCGGGCATGCTTTTATCAAAGAGAGAATGCGCAAAGAAGACGCTGTCTACGGTGGCGAAATGAGTGCTCATCACTATTTTCGTGATTTTGCTTACTGCGATTCAGGAATGATACCGTGGATGCTCGTCGCTGAACTGCTTAGCACAACAAAACAGCCATTGTCAGAGTTGGTGAGAGAGCGCATCGAAGCATTTCCATCTTCTGGCGAGATAAACTCCACTGTTGAAAATGCGGGCTTAACAATTAAGAAGGTTGTTGAACATTACGCTGATCAAGCTGAAGTAATAGATAAGACGGACGGTATTGGCATGGAGTTTGGCAATTGGCGATTTAATTTGAGAAAGTCGAACACTGAGCCGGTGATACGCCTAAATGTTGAATCACGCGGTGATATTGCTTTAATGAAAGCGAAAACCGAAGAACTGATGGACTTAATTACGGGTTAA
- a CDS encoding glutathione S-transferase family protein, which yields MGLLVDGVWQDQWYDTKKSNGKFVRQDSAFRNTISSDAGAKFTPESGRYHLFVSLACPWAHRTLIFRALKDLEAHISVSVVSPDMLENGWVFGGYDGATEDHLFGSKYMHEIYTKAQSDITTRVTVPVLWDKKTNQIVNNESAEIIRIFNTAFNDLTGNHDDYYPNALKSGIDEINDYVYHRINNGVYKAGFATTQVAYEEALFALFEGLDFLEETLSAKRFLLGNQITEADWRLFTTLVRFDPVYVGHFKCNLRRIADYPAISGYLKELFQVTGVKATTNFDHIKRHYYFSHTMINPTQVVPAGPVMDLDSPHGRDNL from the coding sequence ATGGGTTTACTAGTCGATGGTGTATGGCAAGACCAATGGTACGACACAAAAAAGAGTAATGGCAAATTTGTTCGTCAAGATTCTGCATTTAGAAATACCATAAGCAGTGACGCTGGCGCAAAATTTACGCCCGAATCAGGTCGTTATCATTTATTTGTCAGTTTAGCCTGTCCGTGGGCGCACAGGACGTTAATTTTTAGAGCACTAAAAGATTTGGAGGCACACATATCGGTATCTGTTGTGAGTCCAGATATGTTGGAAAATGGGTGGGTGTTCGGTGGATACGATGGGGCAACGGAAGACCATTTATTTGGCTCTAAGTACATGCATGAAATATACACCAAAGCTCAGTCAGACATCACTACGCGAGTTACCGTGCCAGTGTTGTGGGATAAAAAGACTAATCAAATTGTAAATAATGAATCCGCTGAGATAATTCGCATTTTTAATACAGCGTTTAATGATTTGACGGGTAATCACGACGATTATTATCCCAATGCTCTTAAGAGTGGTATTGATGAAATAAATGATTATGTTTATCACCGCATCAATAACGGTGTCTACAAAGCGGGTTTTGCTACGACGCAAGTGGCTTATGAGGAAGCACTTTTCGCATTGTTCGAAGGTTTGGATTTTTTAGAAGAAACCTTAAGTGCAAAACGTTTTTTACTTGGCAATCAGATTACCGAAGCTGATTGGCGTTTGTTTACAACTTTAGTTCGTTTTGACCCGGTTTATGTTGGGCATTTTAAATGCAATTTACGCCGCATTGCCGACTATCCAGCAATCTCCGGATATTTAAAAGAGCTTTTTCAAGTGACAGGCGTTAAAGCAACGACCAATTTTGACCATATAAAAAGACACTACTATTTTAGCCATACTATGATTAATCCAACGCAAGTGGTGCCTGCTGGTCCTGTAATGGATCTCGATTCACCGCATGGTCGCGACAATCTTTAG
- a CDS encoding DUF3429 domain-containing protein, with the protein MPIQFKILGYAGLIPFIVLPLIALADINNYFYSFQHFVQYSAIILSFFGGIHWYDALQHNRVNHQLYVAMLPSIVAWLSLVFLDGGLLLGVLSCAFIAMLMYDKYTLVMEKQKVIEYTTLRLVLTTVVVISHLAMALIA; encoded by the coding sequence ATGCCAATACAGTTTAAAATACTTGGTTACGCGGGACTTATTCCATTTATAGTGCTTCCCTTGATAGCACTTGCTGACATAAATAATTATTTTTATAGTTTTCAACACTTTGTTCAATATTCTGCCATTATACTTTCATTCTTCGGTGGCATTCATTGGTACGACGCTCTTCAGCATAACCGTGTAAATCATCAACTTTATGTCGCGATGCTACCAAGTATTGTTGCTTGGTTAAGTTTAGTGTTTCTCGATGGAGGTTTACTACTAGGTGTCTTGTCTTGTGCATTTATCGCTATGTTAATGTACGACAAATATACTTTGGTAATGGAAAAACAAAAGGTCATTGAATATACAACGCTGCGTTTAGTATTGACCACCGTCGTAGTCATAAGTCATTTAGCAATGGCTTTGATAGCATGA
- a CDS encoding citrate synthase: protein MANDTAILKVGDKEIELPILTGTAGHPVIDVRPLGGNGYFTFDPGFMATGSCESSITFIDGGKGVLLHRGYPIEELARDSDYLEVCHMLLHGHAPDADEYINFKDTITRHTLLHEQINMFFHGFRNDAHPMAMLCGTVGAMSSFYHSDLDVNSEEQRLRSAHRLIAKMPTLVAMCYKYNVGQPFVYPTNELSYAANFLNMMFSVPAEEYVVSPAVERAMDRIFILHADHEQNASTSTVRLAGSSGANPYACIAAGVASLWGPAHGGANEACLEMLEEIGTVDRIPEFIDRAKDKNDPFRLMGFGHRVYKNHDPRATVMRESCHEVLAELKLDDPLLEVAMELERIALSDPYFAEKKLFPNVDFYSGIVLKAIGIPTNMFTCIFALSRTVGWISHWHEMLSQPGQKIGRPRQLYTGETQRKYTPIKK from the coding sequence ATGGCAAATGATACAGCCATTTTAAAAGTAGGTGATAAAGAAATCGAACTTCCGATTTTAACTGGGACTGCAGGTCACCCTGTCATCGATGTTAGACCACTTGGTGGTAACGGGTATTTTACGTTTGACCCCGGTTTTATGGCTACAGGTTCATGTGAATCTTCGATCACGTTCATTGATGGCGGCAAAGGTGTGTTACTACACAGAGGCTACCCAATTGAAGAGTTAGCGCGCGATTCTGATTATCTTGAAGTTTGTCATATGTTGCTGCACGGACACGCTCCGGACGCAGACGAATATATTAATTTTAAAGACACGATTACTCGTCATACCCTTTTACATGAACAAATCAACATGTTCTTTCATGGTTTTAGAAACGATGCGCATCCAATGGCGATGCTTTGCGGCACTGTTGGCGCGATGTCGTCTTTCTACCACAGTGATTTAGATGTAAACAGCGAAGAGCAGCGCCTACGTAGTGCGCATCGTTTAATCGCTAAGATGCCAACGTTAGTAGCAATGTGCTACAAATACAATGTCGGTCAGCCTTTTGTCTATCCAACAAATGAATTAAGCTACGCTGCAAACTTCCTCAACATGATGTTTTCGGTTCCTGCTGAAGAGTATGTAGTAAGCCCAGCTGTGGAGCGTGCAATGGATAGAATATTTATTCTCCATGCTGACCACGAGCAAAATGCATCGACCTCTACTGTGCGCTTAGCTGGTTCATCTGGCGCTAACCCATATGCTTGTATTGCAGCCGGTGTTGCCTCCTTATGGGGTCCTGCACACGGCGGCGCAAACGAAGCATGTTTGGAAATGCTAGAAGAAATTGGAACTGTTGATCGTATTCCAGAATTCATTGATAGAGCAAAAGACAAGAATGACCCGTTCCGTTTAATGGGCTTTGGTCATCGTGTTTACAAAAACCACGATCCAAGAGCCACTGTAATGCGAGAGAGCTGCCACGAAGTATTGGCCGAGTTGAAGCTAGACGATCCATTACTCGAAGTAGCGATGGAACTAGAGCGAATCGCGCTGAGCGACCCTTACTTCGCGGAAAAGAAATTATTCCCGAATGTCGACTTTTACTCAGGTATTGTGCTTAAAGCTATTGGTATTCCAACTAACATGTTCACATGTATTTTCGCACTATCAAGAACGGTAGGTTGGATTTCACATTGGCATGAGATGTTGAGTCAGCCTGGCCAAAAAATTGGGCGTCCTCGTCAGTTATATACTGGTGAAACTCAGCGTAAGTATACTCCTATCAAGAAGTAG
- a CDS encoding pirin family protein: MSTSNIATNTTTRIKQIVQGMAASDGAGVKLKRVLGQPSLKRLDPFLMLDEFGSEDAQDYIAGFPKHPHRGFQTVTYMLNGKMGHKDSTGNEGVIEDGGLQWMNAGKGIIHEEIPMQIEGKMRGFQLWVNLPAAEKMSAPGYQDIPTANIPELSSEKGSLIRVLAGNYEGQEGAVTTQAVKPQFFDFHLVANESLTVATQNTHNGFLYVYEGELEVAGKKLKKGELGVLDFTNELVLDTKVETRVILVSGEPINEPIVQYGPFVMNSQEEINQALRDFQQGVLA, from the coding sequence ATGAGTACTTCCAACATAGCGACAAATACGACAACAAGAATAAAGCAAATTGTGCAGGGTATGGCTGCCTCCGACGGTGCGGGCGTCAAGCTGAAAAGGGTGCTTGGACAACCCAGCCTTAAAAGATTAGACCCGTTCCTAATGCTAGATGAGTTCGGTTCGGAAGACGCGCAAGACTACATCGCCGGTTTTCCAAAACACCCACATCGTGGCTTTCAAACAGTCACTTACATGCTTAACGGCAAGATGGGGCACAAGGACTCAACGGGTAATGAGGGTGTAATTGAAGATGGTGGCCTGCAGTGGATGAATGCGGGTAAAGGTATTATTCATGAAGAAATACCAATGCAAATCGAAGGTAAGATGCGCGGCTTCCAACTTTGGGTGAACTTGCCTGCGGCTGAAAAAATGTCTGCGCCAGGCTATCAAGATATTCCCACTGCGAATATTCCGGAGTTGAGTAGCGAAAAAGGTTCTTTGATACGCGTGTTGGCTGGTAATTACGAAGGCCAAGAGGGCGCAGTGACAACACAAGCTGTCAAACCTCAGTTTTTTGATTTCCATTTAGTGGCTAATGAGTCGCTGACTGTTGCCACGCAAAACACGCACAATGGATTTTTATACGTTTATGAAGGTGAGCTTGAAGTTGCAGGCAAAAAATTGAAAAAAGGCGAGTTGGGTGTGTTGGATTTCACCAATGAGTTAGTGCTCGATACTAAGGTGGAGACTCGTGTCATTTTAGTTAGCGGCGAGCCAATTAACGAGCCAATCGTTCAATACGGACCTTTTGTGATGAACTCTCAAGAGGAAATTAATCAGGCATTGCGCGATTTTCAACAAGGAGTATTGGCGTAG
- a CDS encoding mannose-1-phosphate guanylyltransferase/mannose-6-phosphate isomerase has product MKPVVLAGGTGSRLWPKSRAALPKQFLSLTSDKTMLQDTILRLPADKMELPLFICNEDHRFLAAEQLRVADIDYDSIILEPVGRNTAPAIALAALRAVQQGEDPVLLILAADHLISDHNAFHAGVERATLLAEQGKLVTFGVVPTEAHTGYGYIKSGDSVDEIGFKVAQFVEKPDLATAQQYLKSGEYYWNSGMFMFKASVYLRELSEHAPDIFAACTNAMQNTNKDMTFIRVDADEFAKCPDDSIDYAVMERTSDACMVPLDAGWNDVGSWTSLWETSQNKDTSGNVVIGDAILDGVTNSYINSEQRLIAVIGLDDVVVVETKDAVMVANKSKVQDIKNVVNKLKAEKRSEFEFHREVFRPWGSYDSIDNGRRYQVKRISVKPGEKLSVQMHHHRAEHWIVVSGTANVTVGEVTSLVTENESIYIPIGEIHALENPGKILLELIEVQSGSYLGEDDIVRFSDRYGRVEVKK; this is encoded by the coding sequence ATGAAGCCTGTTGTTCTTGCCGGTGGCACTGGAAGCCGACTGTGGCCTAAATCTCGCGCTGCATTACCAAAGCAGTTTTTATCACTTACGTCTGATAAGACGATGCTGCAAGATACAATCTTGCGTTTGCCTGCCGATAAAATGGAGCTTCCATTATTTATCTGTAATGAGGACCATCGCTTCTTGGCTGCAGAGCAACTTCGTGTTGCGGATATTGATTATGACAGCATCATCTTAGAGCCTGTCGGTCGCAATACTGCGCCTGCAATAGCTCTCGCTGCATTAAGAGCTGTGCAGCAGGGAGAAGATCCCGTATTGCTGATCTTAGCAGCAGACCACCTTATTTCTGACCACAATGCCTTTCACGCAGGCGTTGAGAGAGCAACGTTACTAGCAGAGCAGGGAAAGTTAGTTACTTTTGGCGTGGTGCCGACTGAAGCTCATACTGGGTACGGATACATAAAGTCTGGTGATTCAGTAGATGAGATCGGTTTTAAAGTTGCTCAATTTGTTGAAAAACCTGATTTGGCAACGGCGCAGCAATATCTCAAAAGCGGTGAGTATTATTGGAACAGCGGTATGTTCATGTTCAAAGCGAGTGTGTATTTGCGTGAATTGAGTGAACACGCCCCCGATATTTTTGCTGCCTGTACAAACGCGATGCAAAATACTAACAAAGACATGACATTTATACGCGTTGACGCTGACGAGTTTGCTAAATGTCCTGATGACTCTATTGATTATGCGGTGATGGAACGCACCTCCGACGCCTGTATGGTTCCGCTAGACGCCGGTTGGAATGACGTTGGTAGTTGGACTTCTCTGTGGGAAACATCACAAAATAAAGATACTTCAGGCAACGTCGTAATAGGTGATGCGATCCTTGATGGCGTCACCAATAGCTATATCAACTCTGAACAGCGCTTAATTGCCGTTATTGGTTTAGACGACGTCGTTGTCGTTGAAACTAAAGATGCCGTAATGGTAGCCAACAAAAGTAAAGTGCAAGATATAAAAAATGTGGTGAACAAGCTTAAGGCCGAAAAACGTTCCGAGTTTGAATTTCACCGCGAAGTTTTCAGACCTTGGGGCAGCTACGATTCCATTGATAACGGGCGCCGCTATCAGGTTAAACGCATCAGTGTAAAACCCGGCGAAAAACTGAGTGTACAAATGCATCACCATCGCGCAGAGCACTGGATCGTAGTCTCTGGCACAGCTAACGTCACTGTGGGAGAGGTAACTTCATTAGTAACCGAGAATGAGTCTATTTACATCCCTATCGGTGAAATTCATGCATTGGAAAACCCTGGAAAGATACTACTAGAGCTGATTGAAGTGCAGTCTGGCAGTTACCTTGGTGAGGACGACATTGTCCGCTTCTCCGATCGTTATGGCCGTGTTGAAGTCAAAAAATAA
- the sdhD gene encoding succinate dehydrogenase, hydrophobic membrane anchor protein, which yields MVTNQVSMKRNGIQDYVSLRATAAIITAFTLFMVYFFVTTSVVTFEVWQGLFANIYMKAFTLATLISIMIHVRIGLWQVLTDYVKPTGLRAGLQYVLNLIAFAYVAVGLFVLWGV from the coding sequence ATGGTAACTAATCAGGTGTCAATGAAAAGAAACGGTATTCAGGATTATGTATCACTGCGAGCAACTGCAGCGATAATCACTGCGTTTACGTTATTCATGGTGTACTTTTTTGTAACAACATCAGTTGTCACATTTGAAGTTTGGCAAGGTCTCTTCGCCAATATCTATATGAAAGCATTTACGCTCGCCACATTGATCTCAATCATGATCCATGTGCGTATAGGTTTGTGGCAGGTATTGACGGATTACGTCAAGCCAACTGGTCTACGCGCCGGTCTTCAATATGTTCTTAACCTAATTGCATTTGCGTATGTTGCAGTAGGTCTATTCGTTTTATGGGGTGTTTAA
- a CDS encoding DUF2919 domain-containing protein has translation MKLKLPLHKYDEAGRVKPPWLLFLCLCFLARGIVVFIASLSFRQDGGLLLSIFYPLKYQFYLSLLTAIPAIMTLLFVGFRERIWKAGKGAFYIGVPVMLAYLIASDLIIQLYILRAQHFAFAWPTALTLFSALLFAWYLIRSKHMRIMLADWRLNS, from the coding sequence ATGAAATTAAAACTGCCCTTACATAAATACGATGAAGCCGGACGCGTAAAACCACCATGGTTGCTTTTCTTGTGCCTGTGCTTTTTAGCTAGAGGTATCGTTGTGTTCATTGCGTCACTGTCGTTCAGGCAAGACGGAGGCTTATTGCTGAGCATATTTTATCCACTAAAATATCAGTTCTATCTTTCTTTATTAACGGCAATACCTGCCATAATGACACTGCTTTTCGTAGGTTTTAGGGAGCGTATATGGAAAGCCGGCAAAGGGGCTTTTTACATAGGTGTACCTGTGATGCTGGCTTACCTCATTGCTTCAGACCTTATAATTCAGCTTTATATCCTGCGGGCGCAGCACTTTGCTTTTGCTTGGCCGACGGCATTAACCTTATTCTCAGCGTTATTGTTTGCTTGGTATTTAATAAGGAGCAAGCATATGAGGATTATGCTTGCCGACTGGCGACTGAACTCTTAA